The Antarcticibacterium flavum genome contains the following window.
ATGATTTGTGATCTTGAAAATAATCCTACAGGGATGATAGATATCTTCGATCTTGACCCAAAAGATCGTAAAGCAGCTTTGGGCATTCTTATTGCAAAAGAAGATGATCGCAGGAAAGGTTTTGGGGCAGAGGCCCTTTCCCTTGTATGCGCCTATTGTTTTGCGCATTTGGGATTGCATCAGGTCTATGCCAATGTCACTGCAGATAATGAGCCCAGCAACCGCCTTTTTTTTAAGAATGGATTTATAAAGGCAGGAGTTAAAAAAGACTGGGTGCTTGTCAATGGAAAATTTAAGGATGAGGTTTTATATCAATTAATAAATGTACATTAAAAGAATACTTTTGATCATTGCCCTTTTGGGCCTGGTAGTTTTAGGTTATTTCAGTTACAGGATCTACGATAATATTTTTACTCCCAATACAGCTTTTGAGGCTGAAAGCGTTACTATCTATATACCCACGGGAGCAAATTATGCGACTGTAAAAGACTCCTTGCGGCCACATTTAAAGGACATTGCTTCTTTTGAAGCAGTTGCAGAGAAGAAAGGCTATAGCCCCAAGGCGGGGAAGTTTGTTATCACGAAAGGGATGAACAATAATTCAATTATAAACACACTACGCCTCAGAGGGCTTCCTGTGAAAGTGGTTTTCAATAACCAGGAGCGGCTGGAGAATCTTGCCGGCAGGATCTCGACTCAAATTGAGGCAGATAGTATTTCTCTTCTGGAGGTAATGAGAGATACATCATTCCTTTACGGGAATGGCTTTACAAACGAGAATGCGCTTGGAATGTATATTCCCAATCAATATGAATTCTTCTGGAATACCTCGGCTGAAGGTTTCAGGAAACGAATGCAACGGGAATATAATAACTTCTGGACCCCAGAAAGATTGCAAAAAGCAGAGGAGATTGGCCTTACTCCCCAGCAGGTAACCGTCATTGCATCTATCGTTCAGAAAGAAACAGCCAAAGTAGATGAGAGGGCAAAGGTTGCGGGCGTCTATATGAACAGGTATAAGAATGGGTGGAAACTGGATGCAGACCCTACCGTGATCTATGCTATAAAGCTGGAGAACGATAATTTTGATACTATAATCAAAAGAGTGCTTTACAAAGACCTCACCCTGGATTCTCCGTATAATACTTACCTCTATAAAGAACTACCTCCGGGTCCTATCGCTATGCCCGATATTTCTTCCATCGATGCTGTTCTTAATTATGAGGACCACAAATATTTTTATTTTGTGGCCGATGTGGAGAACTTTGGCTACCATAAGTTTGCTGAAACTCTCGCCCAACACAACCGCAATAAGCAGGCTTACATAAGGTGGATCAATAAGCAGGGAATTAACAGGTAAAGGTCATTGGTACAAACCAAA
Protein-coding sequences here:
- a CDS encoding GNAT family N-acetyltransferase; its protein translation is MPTLKGNNVILRALEPEDLDFVLEVENTEEFWEISATRVPYSRYLIKKYIQNSHRDIYEVKQLRLMICDLENNPTGMIDIFDLDPKDRKAALGILIAKEDDRRKGFGAEALSLVCAYCFAHLGLHQVYANVTADNEPSNRLFFKNGFIKAGVKKDWVLVNGKFKDEVLYQLINVH
- the mltG gene encoding endolytic transglycosylase MltG, which translates into the protein MYIKRILLIIALLGLVVLGYFSYRIYDNIFTPNTAFEAESVTIYIPTGANYATVKDSLRPHLKDIASFEAVAEKKGYSPKAGKFVITKGMNNNSIINTLRLRGLPVKVVFNNQERLENLAGRISTQIEADSISLLEVMRDTSFLYGNGFTNENALGMYIPNQYEFFWNTSAEGFRKRMQREYNNFWTPERLQKAEEIGLTPQQVTVIASIVQKETAKVDERAKVAGVYMNRYKNGWKLDADPTVIYAIKLENDNFDTIIKRVLYKDLTLDSPYNTYLYKELPPGPIAMPDISSIDAVLNYEDHKYFYFVADVENFGYHKFAETLAQHNRNKQAYIRWINKQGINR